The DNA region AGACGGCGAACCACGCGGCCCTCTTGGCCACCTCGGTGCCCCaggcctgctcgccctccttggtgacctcgacgacgaccttggCCGGGTCCCCCGTCGCCCGGCGCAGCGCCTCGGTGATGATGTAGGCCGACTGCctggcgccctcgtcgaggcaGAAGATGAAGTTGGACGACCCGGCCGCGCCCGTGGGCGTGTAGAAGAACAGGTTCGGGAAGCCGTTGGTGGCGACCCCGTGAAGCGACTCCCAGCCCTCGTCGAACTTGTCGTTGAGGTCCCGGCCGGCCCGGCCGGTGATGCGCATCCCGCCGCGCGCCGCGGGGCTGCAGGCGCCTCCGCCGTTCGTGTACCCCGTGGCCAGGATCAGCACGTCGACCTCGTACTAGCGGCCGTTGGCGAGGACCCCGTTGGCGGTGCacccctcgacgcccttgccGTCCGTGTCGACGAGCGTGACGTTGTCCCTGTTGAAGGTCGAGAGGTACGTGTCGTGGAAGGCCGGCCGCTTGCACCAGCCGTAGTACCACGGCTTGAGCTTCTCCGCCGTGCCCCTGTCGcggacctcctcctcgacgcgctTCCGCAGCGCCTCGGAGAGCggggcgtcgacggcctgcaggCTGGCCATGTGCTGCGGGATCTTGTCCATGGTGATGATGCCGTTGGCCGAGCTGCCGCTGATGACGGAGAATCCCTTGGCCGCCGTCCAGCTGTcgttgacgaggtcgacgtccGTCTCGCCCACGATGGCAGCGTTGTAGTTCTCCTGCCTCGCCTTCTGCCACCCGGGGCCCTGGGCGACGACCTCGGACCACGTCTTGTCGTCGGTGAGCGCCGGCTTCCGCGGCCAGCAGTACGAGGGCGTCCGCTGGAACACGTACAGGTGCTTCGCCCACTCGGCGATCTTGGGCACGACCTGGACGCCCGTGGCGCCGGTTCCCACCACGGCGACCCTCTTGTCCCTCAGCTCCGTGAGCCGCGGGTCTTGCTGggtgccgccggtgacggcgtAGTCCCAGCCTGCCGTGTGAAAGGCGCTGTGGTGTTTGCGGAAATCGTCGAAGCCGGCCAGCTTGGGGATGTGGCCAACGGGATAGACGCCGGGGGCCACGTAGACGAACTGACTCGTCACTGAGAGCTCCCTGCTGGGCTTTCCGGGGCCCAGGTCTTGGGTCATATTGACAGACCACCGGGCCGTGGCGTCGTCCCACGAGAGGTCCTGGACGCGCGTGCCGAACTGCGCCTTGAGGTTCCAAGTGCGGGC from Colletotrichum higginsianum IMI 349063 chromosome 4, whole genome shotgun sequence includes:
- a CDS encoding Cyclohexanone 1,2-monooxygenase, with the protein product MTAPAPNIDLKYAEEREKRIRPEGMAQFVELKDELGDLSKDLYVNYEELSRDQPLSNGQDVKLLIIGAGHNGLLAAVRLIQAGGLTAEDIVLVDKAGGHGGTWYYNRYPGLTCDVEGYTYVPLLEETGYKPKHRYCEGQEIREQAERIARTWNLKAQFGTRVQDLSWDDATARWSVNMTQDLGPGKPSRELSVTSQFVYVAPGVYPVGHIPKLAGFDDFRKHHSAFHTAGWDYAVTGGTQQDPRLTELRDKRVAVVGTGATGVQVVPKIAEWAKHLYVFQRTPSYCWPRKPALTDDKTWSEVVAQGPGWQKARQENYNAAIVGETDVDLVNDSWTAAKGFSVISGSSANGIITMDKIPQHMASLQAVDAPLSEALRKRVEEEVRDRGTAEKLKPWYYGWCKRPAFHDTYLSTFNRDNVTLVDTDGKGVEGCTANGVLANGRYPAARGGMRITGRAGRDLNDKFDEGWESLHGVATNGFPNLFFYTPTGAAGSSNFIFCLDEGARQSAYIITEALRRATGDPAKVVVEVTKEGEQAWGTEVAKRAAWFAVFGNCTPSYLTAEGDAYKIPPEKMMAKARMASWGEGPNSYARHTEAYRAAGTLDGIEVSA